The nucleotide window ATCTATAATCCCTCGAAATGAATAGTACAACCTCCGGTTGTAAGGGACACCATGCACTTTCAAATGCATAACTATTTCTAAGAAAGCTATAACCAGTAGGGACAAGATCGATAAGCTATTTCTGATGTTATGTCACCTGAATCCGCTGGCTTTGGAAACACATTTGGGTCACAATTCCATTCTGACAGATGGACAATCACACACAAATCTAACAATCAAACTTGTCAGTTTTGATTCTTAAACTTAGGTTGTCAAGTGGGAGATTCTAATGGACAAGAAAGAGAGTATATAACCAATGATTCCAATGCTTGGACAGTAAGTACACTACATTTATAAGGAACTAGAAGAACAATGAATTGTTACAAAAGAAAACTACAGATGGAATGAATTCAAATCAAGCCTAAGAAACAAATTAGCCATCCTCGTAATGACCAAATGGGGAAGTTGAGATGCAAGAGTAAGTACAAGCAGCCTGAGGATGTAATAAGCGTCGCTGCTGAAGACAAGAGGGGGAAGTTGCAAAGCAAAAACAAGCGCGAGGATGCCTCAAGTAGTAGTAAAGACAGGAAGGGGAACTTGAGAAACCAAAACAAGCCAGAGGATGAAATAAGTAGCACTAGCAAAGACCAGAGGGTGAACTTGAGAGCACAGAATGTAAATAGGAGTGCCCAGGAGGTGACAACCCAAATGGAGTCGAGTGGCGGGGGTTTAGAGCAGCTTTCTAGCTGTGTTTGGTGGTCGCCGAAAGTTTGGTCTGCTCTGTGTTGTTCCAATAAGGCATGCTTGGCCAGAAACACATCCTCACACCATTGCCCAACAGCATCATCTTCATTAGGTAAATCGATTATGTCGTGCCGCTTAATGTGCATATGCACAACATAAGATGGTCGTTTCCTCAGGAGTTGTCTTGCCAATGAGGGTGGTTGATCCGAATTACAAGCTATTGTTACATCATATACGGCTGGAGTAAAAGGCCGCATGCGTTTCACGGTAGAGACAAAAACCTCAGTTGACATCTTTTCCTTACCTATTCCTCGTGGAAAAAGATTCAACCAAATGGGGAGAGGGAAGTCCTTGAGGCCACAAAGAGCCGATGTATCTTGGTCTGGACCCAAACCATTGATTCTCTCCAGGAATATATTATCAGAAAACCACATCCACCAACCAATGGTAGGAACGAATTTCACCAATTTACTGCTCACCACCTTGCCGACGGAACCACAGCGGTGAGCGAGAACAGACATAAGAGTATGATCGATGTGGGTTATGTAATTGGATATGACAATAGCATTTTCTTTACCCATGAAGCGGGTCATCGCTTCTGGGTCGTCTGTGTGTACTTGGATCTTAACACCTGCCCACCAATCGACTAGCCACACCACCTCCAGCCATAACAATTTTGTCACCACTTGGTTGATCCGTCTGTGTATATTCTTGGATAGAGGCCGAATCAGAACGAAACAAATCGCTTGAACTAGATTCACTATAAAGCCCGAGATGACGAACAAGATGAGAAACGAGAAACTAACCGCCTCTGCCAATGTAGTATTAGCCATCTCTCTCTCGATCGATTCAGAGGTAATCAAAATACTcaactttgtttttctttaagtTTGAGAATCGGGAAGGGTCCTTTTATAGtctattcctattcctattcctaaaAGGACCCGAATTCCTATTTCAAACTGAAATAGGTTTACCCGGTCTTACAAGGACTTAATGAGGTGTGACTTGAccagaaacaaaataaaaaactaataaAAGAGAGGGACTAGTTTTAACCTAAAAGAAGTATTTAGTTATACATATATAAACTTCaaggtgaattttttttttttttttgaatttaggCATGGGTATCCGTTAGGTTGGAGTTGAAGTACGCCTCCCTAAATTGATATTAtcaaggtgatttaagtggaGATTTTGACCTGAACGAGGCAATGAGAGCTTAAAATGAAATTATTTATAAATGACTCGTTTGTTTGGTTGGGTTGCtttactttttgtttattaaaattatgtaaagtaatttttttaatattaaagTTCTCTTTATTTTCAAGTTATTTACCTTGTTTTATATGTTTTGCATATATCTTgaagcaaagaagaaaagaaacaaaagggaGATTTAAAGGCAAAATCGACAAATCTGCCTATgtagatcagtcaacttcaacataGTATTGAAAGACGTGCTCTTAATGagtgttattattattaattttttttgttattcaaTGTGGCATCAATTCTACGAGATGTATTTATTGGTGCTTTTGCTTCTAACCTGGATATTCCTAGTTCTATTGCAGCAGAAGTAGATTCATCTACTGTATTAGATTATAATCGCTCTCCTTTTCTTGTGCCTTGGCAACTTCAAGTATGTTGGTTAAATTGCTTATATAGGATCTCACAAATGAATTTCAAATCTTCACACATATTTAGAGAAGGGAATAAGGTAGCAGATGCTCTAGCTAATCATGGAACATCTTTTTCGGAGCAAGCATAGTGGGATATGCCTCCTCCATTTCTCTTGTTGTTTTATGAGAGTGATGTTTTGGGTCTTTCACAGTTTAGATTTCGTTGACTTGTTTGTTTTGCTAGTTTATTCTGGAGGTTTTGGTTAGGTCCCCTTCCATTGTCTTTCGCATTTTTTTGGCTTCAAAAATCGGAGTGTTAGAGAGGTTACTCCTTTGCTATCACTCattgcataaaaaaaaataataaaaaattctaCGAGATGTGTTCCATATGCTCCATAGCTAGTCATTCAACAGAAATATGTCCAAGCATGAGATATCAAatatatttcaatcaaaattgCATGTTTGGAAGATTTCAAACAAACAAGGGTTTTAGAGTAATTATTATGCACATGTGTACAATCTGACATTGGATAATCCTCCCTACTTTGAGTGGAATGACAATCTAGACATGCATCAAGGATCCTTCAATGCATTTGAAGCTTCCCCATATCCATACCATGATCTTCAGTCACAAACACATTCATGTGACTCTCTTGAAGATGTAATTACTTCTTTTACTCTAAGTGTGCAATCTTATGTGCAGGAATCAAAAACTTCTGGGCAAGAAATAATTGAGTGACATCTAGATACACTTTTGACAGCTTCAAATTGAGAGTCAAATGAGCAAGAACCAAATCGAGAGGTTTCCAGCAGAATGATCAGGTAGTAGATGTTGAGATTTTGGAGGCCATAATACCTTAGGAGAACTTGGCGATTTGGTGCTAGAAGAACTTGATTGGGTGATTAGTAGTCGGATCGGTTATGCGGAAGTTCCTCTACCATCATGTTGACACTTTGTCAGATTTTGAGTCTCCATGGTGGTGTTGACCATTTTTCCAACCTTAAGGAGAATGTGTGGTTCTTTAATGTCCTTTCAAACATAGGAAGACAGATTCATGCCAGTTGATATGGCGTTATGATATGAGTAGACCCATTAATAACTTTGGTAGGTATTGCTTCATACTATGAGATGGagatgaattaaaaaaaaaaagataattatttattttcttgtttctcGACTTCAGCCCATTAGAGCATTTTTAACAATGTTAGCTATTTTTAAAAATACATTTGTGtcaattttctctattttagctagttttaaaGTATTTGTTCAATAAAATTTTCTACCTTTTTAGATTGTGATTGCCGCATTATTCTGACCtagtgctctgctagggtttacttTCTAGGGTTCTAGAAAGCAAGTTCGATATGCCTTTATGATGGACATAGTTAGAATCGCCGGGGAATCTGCAATGACATGACAACGAGAGCATTGAAAGATCTGATTGCTCAGAACCATCCTCAGATTGTCTTCCTTTGTGAAACAAAGATTAGCACCCAATCTAGGTTTCGTGATCTTCATCATGCCCTAGGGTTTCCTCACTCGAAAGAGGTGTTGAGTGTAGGGCAGTTAGGAGGTTTGGCGATATTTTGGAATGATGATTATAGTGTGCAAGTTCGTACTACTTCTGCTTGCCATATTGATCTGGAAATTAGAGGAGGGCCTGGAGATCCGCGTTGGAGATTAACGGGGTTTTATGGCTATTCTTGTATGGCAAATAGAGATCGTTCTTGGCAGCTTCTAAGGGAGTTGCTTGATTTGGACGCACTGCCCTAggggatttcaatgaaatccTCAATAACAGTGAAAAGATTGATGGCCCCTTGAGAGCAGGGAGGCAGATGCGTGGATTTAGAGAAGCTCTGGGCTATAGTGATCTCCTTGATTTAGGTTTCAGGGTGTGATGTCTACTTGGTGGAATTCAGATACAAGATTAAGGCTGGATAGGGCAGTTTTTATACCCTGTTGGTGTGACATATTTGTCTATGCTAGGGTTCGTCATTTACCTCCCAACGATTCTGATCATGTACCCATTCTTTTGCAAGTAAGTCTAGTCCCATTCCCTTATCGCCCTGGACATAGGCGCTTCAAATTTGAAGTGTTTTGGCTCCAGTATTGGGAGTGCGATGCAGTAGTCAAGAATGCTTGGGCTACATATGTGGTTGGTGGTCCTATGTTCTGTGTTGCCAAGAAGATTGAACATACTCGCATGAATCTCGATGTATGGCAGACGCAGACTTTCAAATCAACAACAAATGTTAGGGATTCGGGAGAGACTTAAGGTATTGCTTAGGGTACCGAATTCACTAGCtgttcaaaacaaaaagaaatacttAATGGAACATTTACAAACATTCCTATCATAGGAGGAATCATTCTGGAGACAAAGATCAAAGGTTGCTTGGTTGAAGGAAGGCGACAGGAATACTGGCTTTTTTCATCGAAAAGCTTTAAATAGAAAGAGGGAAAAAACGTGATTCATGGGTTGTATGATGAACAAGGTTAGTGGTGTGACGATGATGATGGAATAGAGAAGTTTGTCACAGATTACTTCACCAAGATGTTTCAGGCTTCTAATATTGATTTGGAGCCTGTTGAGACCACTCTTGAGACTATACAGCCTTGTGTCACATAAGAGATGAATCAGAAGCTCTCTACAACATATACTTATGAAGAGGTAAGGGATGCACTTTTCCAAATGTATCCAACCAAGTCTCCATGGCCCAGATGGAATCCCACCTCTTTTTTTCCAACATTATTATGACACCATCGGAACAGAGGTTACATAGGCAGTTCATGGCTTCTTGCAGTCTGGTCAACTTCTCCGTTAGATTAACTTCACACAAATTTGTTTGATTCCCAAGGTAAGTAACCCAGAAGATATGTTAGATTTGAGACAAATAGCTCTTTGTAATGTTATATACAAGATATGTTCGAAAGTGATTGCGAACAGGTTGAAGGGGATTCTTCCTTTGGTGATTTCTCCTTTCTAGAGTGCATTTGTACCAGGAAGATCGATTGCGAATAACATTCTGGTAGACAATGAGATTGCTCATTTTGTTCATAACAAGAGAGAGGGAAGTGATTCCTATATGGCATTGGAACTTGACTTAAGCAAGGCTTATGATAAGATGGAATAGACTTTTCTTAATAAGATGGAATAGACTTTTCTTAAGAAGGTATTAGACCGGTTTGGTTTTGCACATTCTTGGATTGAGATGGTAATGCAGTGTATTAGTTTTGTTCGTTACTCTTTTCTAGTCCGTGGTCAACCTCGGAGTTATGTGATACCAAGTAAAGGATTAAGACAGGGGGATCCTTTATCCCCTTATTAGTTTTtactttgagatgaaggattctGGACACTTCTCAGACAGAAACATCAGTTGGGTCTTCTCCAAGGAATTGAGGTATGTACTGATGCTCCTGCTGTGAACCATCTATTATTTGTAGATGACAGTATGTTATATGCCCAAGCTACGTTGGAGGATTGCTATCAGGTAAAGGGTGTCATTGAAACGTATGGACGAGCCTATGGTCAACTTGTTAATTTTGAGAAGAGCTTGATTGTGTTCATTAAAAATGTCTCAGGTGTTATGCAAGATTAGGTTTCGAGTCTGATGGGAATGAAGGTGGTGGATTCCCATGAAAGGTACCTAGGGCTCCCCACTTACATAGGAAGGAAGAAAACATCCGCATTTCAATACATTAAAGAGAAGTTGGCCAAGAAACTTTTGTGCTAGCAAGGGAAGTTGTTAAGCGGTGTAGGTAAAGACATCTTGATTCGTGTTGTAGCGCAAGCCTTGCCTACATATGCTATAAGTGTTTTTCagttgacaatttttttttgtgaggaCCTTGAGCAGATGTGTGCCCGATTTTGGTGGGGTACTacaaatgataaaaaaaaatttcattggaAGACTTGGAATGCGTTATATaatccaaaagaagaagaagggcttGGGTTTCGAAGCTTGTCCAATTTTAATTCCGCTATGCTGGTTAAGAAGGCCTAGTGCTCTTATTGTTCGTATTTCCAAGGCAAGATATTTCCCTACTGATTCTTTTTGGACGATAGCCTCACATCTAACTCCATCATACTCTTGGAGAAGTACCTTCTCTACTGGGATCTTCTTCAACAGAGCACGTATTGGCAGATTGGGAATGGCTACAATGTCAATATATTATGATTGCTAGATTCCCAATTTACACAATGGGAGGTCAACTATGAATAGTACGGCTTTGGTGGAGGCTACTCGTGTATCTGATCTTTTCTTAGATGTTAGAGTATGGAATAATGCTTTGATTAATAAGATTTTTATTGCTAGTGAGGCTGAAACGGTCTTAAGTATTCCTTTGAGCTCAAGAAATGTGGAAGACAGATTGGTCTGGAGGTTGGAGAGGAATTGTATGTTTTCTGTCAAATATGCTTATTGCTTTTCGTTTTCTCATTCCAATGAACGAAGTCCTTTTGAGCTTTctcttaatgatgatttttggaaaaagctttggAAGGTAGTCATACCAAGTTCAGCTAAGATTCATATATGGCGAGTGTGCCATAATATATTACCTTCAAGAGAGAGAATGGTGTCTTAGACAGTACCTTTGGAGACTCAAGTATGTGTGCTTTGTACGAGTGCAGTGGAGTCTACATTGCATCTATTTTGTGATTGTCCATTTACAAAGCAAATGTTGCAAAAAAATGGTGTGTTGGTTCAAACTTGCTTTAGCCTGGAGGCACTGAGTTGTGATTTACTTGGTTGGATGAGAATGGTTGTTCAAAATTTGTCTTTGAAACAGTTGGGAGAACTACTTTACTTGCTCTGGGGCACTTGGAAAGAATGAAACAACAGGTGTGGAATGACAAAAGTTGCCAGCCTTGGGATGTACTTCTGATGAATACTACATGACTGTAAGACTTTTGTTTTTACAACAAACCAAGTGTGCGAAGGATTGCCAGAGTTCGGGTTGTTCGCTGGAAAGTTCCTGATGTTGGGTTGTATTAGATTAATGTGGATGGTAGCTTTAAACATGTCACAAGGAAGGGTGGTTGTGGCTTTGTGGTAAGAGATAACACTGGTACTATGATTGCAATAGGGGCAAGCATCTTTCTGGTTTATACTCGGCGGAACAAGCTGAAGCTTTGGCTTGTGAATTTGCCTTTGCTTTTGCTTTGGATCAAAATTTGATCCCAGCTATAGTTGAAATAGATTCTCAGCTGGTGCAACAGCAGCTATGTAGGCACAATGGGAGCAACTGGTCTTTGCTTGGATGTCTCTATGAAGATTTGGGTGATACTCTCAATTTTCATGCTAGCTTAAAAGTCAATCGTATTAGAAGAGGAGCAAACACAGTCGCACATTTGATAGCTGCCTTTGCTAACTCAATAACTCAggactatttttcttttcaactcCACTGCAGGCTGCAGCTGATCAAAGTCATATGTAATCCCCCTAATTATtaatagagattttttttttggtgaaataaAACTTTCATTAGATGAAGCACATATTACAAAAGTAATACAGAGAAAATAGGAGTCCTAGGCCCAAAAACTCAATAGACAACTCATACCTAAAACTAAAACcgaagcccaaaagcccaaaatgCCAAAAAGAACTAGACCTAATACCAAACTCTTCACTACAACGCAGAGGCTAGCTGCAATGGTAATACTGCGACCTAATGAACCCTGACAGAATCTTGACATCCAGAGGCCAAGtaaactctccaccatcattCTCCACACCGAAATTGCAAGCACAAgaagaacaacaagaacaaaacaaagaacTTAGTAAAGGTAGTAGTGGTGGAGGTGGAGACCACCATGCATCACAACACCACTAGTCAATCTTCAGGTGTGAAGTTAAGTGAACAGGTCTCTGTCGAGACACCAAGGGTTGAATGTGAAGATTAGGTtgtggaaaaagagaaaatttggatgaagatgagagggTGAGGTGTTTGAGATTGAGGAGAATGTGAGATTTGATAATAGATCTGGAAATTTGATGAACAATTGGGCTAGAACAAGGAAAgatagaaagagaaagagacatAGACATATCTAAAACTGAGACCAAGCTCAGGGAAGAGTGGAGACGCATCACAGAGGGTGGAGAAATCAGAGACTTGCCAACTGTCAAAATGGCAGGGGTGTTTTATTATTAATGAAGATTGAcctcctttttcaaaaaaaaaaaaagaaaaaaaaagtatttgttcaataaaaaaatagatTAAATTTATTTTAGAAATTACATCATCAGAAAGCAATTTTCTCATTGGcaaaaagaatatatttttcttttcttttcttttcttttcttttaacaaaACAAGTAGTCGATACGGCGTCGTCTTTCTTCACACGGTATATAAATAGCTCTTCTCTCTGCGTTTCAATTCATTTCTGATCAGAACCGACACCGGCGAAACTCAAAGCGCTAATGGCGTCGGCGTCGGCGTCTGCGTCCGTCGTAGCTCTTGCGCTAAGGGTTTTCAAAGGTAAGTAGTAGTTGAGtttgtgcttgcttttatgGTCCTTGAATTTGGGCGTTCGAATTCCCTCCGATTTGTGCTTTTTCTGGTGCTTGAATTTGCGTGGTGGAATTTGCAGGTATGACTGCATATATGGAGGAAGTGCAGAGATGCTTGGGATTTAATAGCACAGCTTGCATCAATTTCGGTAATTACTCAGTTTTTATTTACTCTTCAACTTTCTGTTTACTGATTGTGTTTGTTTGTGATGGATATATGAATTTGCTACTGGATTTCATTCATGTTTAATTTAGTATTATTATGATGTTGCAGTGATGACCGTGGTGATTGCTGCTTCATTTTTTGACACCGTCATTGTTGGTGAgttgattttgattgagattCGTGGAGGTGTAGTTGTGGTTTTATCCTTTGGGCTGGTTTTATCATACACAAAGAGAATGAAGAGGAATGGTAGGAAGTTTGTAAGATTTGTGCGGCGCTGCAGCTTGGCGGAGATTGGGAAGGGACTTGTTAGGTGGCTGGTTTGGGCTTGGCACGCCTATTTTTTCCTTATTCATTTGCTTAAGTTCCTCCTTGCTATGGCTCGTCTTGGTGCTAGGATTTGTGGAGCCCAACCACCAGGCACTGAGGCCATACATGATGTTTCTGAAGCTTGGACTACACTTGTTACATGATACTGGTGAGATTTTTATCAGCTTGTCAATATttggttttctgatttatttggCTAAAGCAGTTCATGTCTGCTATACTCATGTGTAGTATCTGATGTTGTCAATGTTGTCAAGTGCGGCTCATTATGTAGTAGCTCTGGATATTTTGCCCATTTAGCTTAGAGGTAACCTGAGGATTTCAGACTCGTCATATATCTGTGTTGTTTCTTCCCAGAAGTAACTTCCTTTCCTCCATCTACTTTACAAATATAGGTCGGATGGGGTAGAAACTGAAATCCTCAGGTAGGATGGGGTAGAAACTGAAATTTTCTAAGTGGGGAATTGGAATCAATAATTTACCCTCTTAGGCTACAATGCTAGTGAGGAGTTTGATGGGAGGAATTTCTTCCTTCTGTCCTGATTTTGGACTGAGTGCTCTGATGATGCCCTGTCTCTGTAACCTTTATAGTTAAGCCTCTTGTGCCTTTCagttgttttggtggtttgagatatttgatttgtttaAGCCGTGAGATTTTAACTTGATGTTTGTTGGTAACATATGTGATATGTCAAGTCATGTTATTTTACTTTTAATCATACTTACATTTCTAGTAGGGTGGGCACTTGAAACCGAAAACCCGAACCCGAACCGGTCCCGTACCGAAAACTGGCTGGACGGGACGGTTTGAAATCCTGAAAATTAACTATTTGGTCCCGTCCCGACCCGTCCCGTTTCAattttattctatttttcttacttttcTATTTATATGGCATTTGATTGGTTGATTTTCGAGTCTATAGTCCTAACATGAACTCGAGCACACCGGATAGGCCGATCTCAATTCTGATCCCTTCATTCCTTCACGCGATCTATACTCACACTCTCAGTCTCTCACAGTATCACTCAGACACTCACTGTTCCAAGCTTAGAACCCTAGATCCCCAATTCATCATTCATCAATTCGTCCTTTTGCTTTGTTGTTCCGATCGGATCTGAAGCAAGACTGCTCTGCTCTCTGATCAGGTACCACTCTTTCAGCTTCTTTGATTATTATTCGTCTGCTTTTTTGTGAAATCGAGCTGGGTTTTTGTAAAGAATCGAAATTGGAAACTGGGTTTTGGGCTGTGATAACTGATAAGtgagggttttgggttttcttgGGTCCTAAATGAAAGTTGAAAATGGCGTTTGTTTTGGGGGAAATCGTTACTTCTGGCCTTGGATTGTGAAAGACTGAAAGATATGTTCTTTGAGTAATTGAATTCGATTCAGAAATtgggtttgattttgaattaagGCTGTAGATATATTGTTGCTTCTGGTGTTCGTTCAATTGCTTCTGTACAGAATATTCTAGCTATAATTTCAGTTGTAAGTCTAATGTCCACAAGTGAATATTCTAGCATGTGTGTgttgttttgaaataaaaatcCAAACTTCTGTTTTGGAGTTGATTATTACTGATTACATGCATTGGCATTtactaactctttttttttttagagcatGAAAGCACTGCATCTAGCAAAACCAATGTATGTCCAGCTCCAAATCCAAGAGCAAAAGGCAAGGGAAAGCTTGGGGCAGCTAGTAATGTGATAGATGTTTGAACTTTGTTCAATTCATTTAGTTGTGACTGTTGTGTGCACATTTTCAATGAAGTGTCAGATTGTGAACTGTAATGGATTATAAAATTATGCAGATTTGGTCTTCTTTCAGTTCTTTGAGTTGCAGCTTGCTTTGGTACTTTGGTCCATTTTGTTTAGCTTATTATATcatgtttttcttcttgtttagcTTTAGTTGCAGCTTGCTTTAATGGAAATGTAGAAATGCAAAACAGGGAAATTGCAGAAATTGCAggagaccttttttttttttttttctttctttctttctttcgggATGTCCCAGTCCCGTCCCGATCCCGGCCCGGTCCCGTTCGGGTTCGGGATGGTCGGGATCAATTCTCAAAAAGTGCCATaaccgtcccgtcccgtcctGATTTTTATTTCCGGGTCCGGGACCGGGATCACCAGAATttcgtcccgtcccgtcccgtcccacGCCCAGCCCTAATTTCTACGTTTCTTTTACACCACCATTCAGCTTTCATTTACCTTTGTCTCCATCTGCTTGCGGTCCTTTGGTCGATTTCTGGGCTAAATGGTCAGGGACTCAGGGTTGCGGTGATAGTGGCTTATTCAGGTCATTTACCTTTGTCGCCATCTGGTTGTGTTCGTTTGGTCGATTTCTGGGTTAAATGGTCAGGGTTGCGGTGATTTAGTGTTGGGGTTTGGTAATAAGAGGATTTTGTTGGTCCATTGTGAATTGGGATGATAATTGCTTTGTTTGTTGTGCTTTGTTGTGCTGTATAATAGAATTGATTGCTTAAGGCGGCATTTTGCAATTCTTAAGTTTTGAAAAGTTTCCCGCGTCTTTTGTATGAGGCCTTTAATTCTTAAATTATTTTGGCCCAATTCTTTTGGTTATAATGAGGCCCAAAGTGGCAAGACGAAAAAGAGGGGCAAATAAATCCAGTGAACAGTCAGTCCCAAAGAGCCCAAGTCTCCGCTTGTTTCCCTTGTCTGTGGTcaactttgtttgattttgaaacATAATACAAGCCTAAATCTAGCACTCTTTGCCCTTTTAAGGTCTGTTTGGAAAATAATGGACCAAAACGTTGAGTGAAgctttcatgtttttttttttttttttcctccctcGGTGGGTAGGTTTTTGTGACGAAGGTGACGATAGGTTGATAGCATCACTCGATTTCTTCAACCCAAGGATCAATGAAACTTGGAGGAGTCGAGGATAACAGCTTCCTAGTAGTGGTACACTTAAATACCTTTGTTGACTTGGTTGTGCCTTCCCAGCTTTAtttttagggtccttgaccaaaagcacagAATCAGGCTAATGTTTTCTCACTTgcaccaccaagagtttttaattcccagctacccaattcaagtgctaaatgacaattttgacctccaattaattaaaaaattacggCTACTCTGACtctcctctatctctctctcctccgcgcCTCTCTCTTTTTATCTTTCTCCTGTCTCTCCCGTCAGCCCGGTCGTCGATCTCTCCCTTCAGCGCCGTCGTCGAGAACCGTTAGCCTTTTGGCGAttcgtctctctctcttcgatctCTGGCATGGATTCACTTTAACGGCGAGTTCTTGTAGAGATCGGATCGGAGTTTCGCGCCCGTACAGAAGACCGACGTTTTTTGATCCAGCCGGGCTTGGAGTTGTAGATGCGGTCGTCGTGGCGCTTGACGACGACGTTTTGATGGTGGTGGGCGGAGGAATAGTCGGTGTCGTTGCACTGGGACTGGGCTTGACCGCCGGTGCTGCAAATGCTTCCGTTTCATGTTTCTCTGatctgctcttttttttttttctttttttttttttctttttccaacaaAGCTTTGATCTGCTTTGATAAGCCGAAGAGTATTGATCAGGGTTCAAGATTAGTTTCTTTGaggaaaattttcttttcaaagatAATTTGGAATCCAATTCAAgcattgtgatttttttttaaggtaaaatggggcagaaggcccagaaagagagggaaaaaaaatttatccgAGGGTAATACAGGGCTATTGG belongs to Rosa chinensis cultivar Old Blush chromosome 4, RchiOBHm-V2, whole genome shotgun sequence and includes:
- the LOC112196487 gene encoding uncharacterized protein LOC112196487, coding for MASASASASVVALALRVFKGMTAYMEEVQRCLGFNSTACINFVMTVVIAASFFDTVIVGELILIEIRGGVVVVLSFGLVLSYTKRMKRNGRKFVRFVRRCSLAEIGKGLVRWLVWAWHAYFFLIHLLKFLLAMARLGARICGAQPPGTEAIHDVSEAWTTLVT